A stretch of DNA from Aspergillus flavus chromosome 3, complete sequence:
CTTgaagtcttcttcgtcctccatTTCGTACAATTCGTGCGCGTTGCCCTCGTCGTCGTAAATAAGTTTTGTTCCCTTTCCTTTGAATTTGagcagcttcttcttcgacttgaGTAGCTTCTCCCGACGTTTCGAATCAATGACCAATGTATCCTTGCCATCGAGTTGAACCACTTTAACACCCTTCTGCTCTAACTCCTCTTCAGAGTTACCGCCCAAGTCCTCATCTCCAGCGTCGAAGCGACGTTTAACAGACAGGaagtcatcatcctcgtcagcATCGTCGGCAGCACTTGCGGTCTTACTGGGGTCAACCAATGTGCCGTCATCGTTGATAAGTTTCGAGTAGTGGTCGGCCAAGACGTCTTGGTTGCGCCTCTCGAACATACGGTCATACTTGGTCCGGACttgcttctcatcctttttgctcttcttctcgccgCCTTCATCAGAATCATCGTCACTCGACAAGTAGGCCGTCGCCCGCGATGCGTTTTTGCGCTCTTTAGTGTCGTCTCCCTTGATGAACTTGATACGGGGAGCACCTGGAAGACCAAGACTGGAAGCAAAGTCTTCTAGCTTGAGTTCCTTAAGCTTGAAGACTTCCTTATCCTTCTGGACATAGACTGACTTAACGTAGGAGATAAACGCCTTTTGTCCCAGGTACTTAAGCTCCGGGTCTTTAAAGCACATATTTTGCAACTGGTCCCTAATACTCTGCTGCTTGTTGGCCTTGATATTGATGCGTTCAATCGGAACCTTCTTTTGCTCAAGGCGCTTCAACATTCCTGACTCCTCGCTAGGATCCAAAAACAACACTGCACGACCATCACGCTCATATCGGGCTGTCCGTCCAACTCGATGAATGTAAGTGTCGGCATCTTCAGGGCAATCCATTTGAATGACCCAGTCAACAGCGGGAAAATCTAAACCACGAGCAGTGATATCAGTTGAAAATAGGACTGCATGTTTTGCTTGTGAGAACTTTGCTGTGATATCCAGTCGTCCACCCTGCTTCTGCCGGCCATGAAGATGCATCAAAGGGATACCAGGTTGTAAATGGCGGAAGGATTCGTAAACGAATCGCACCTGCTTTCCGGAAGACAGGAAGACAATCGTTTTGGCTTTCAAGTTACTGCGAATAAAACTCCACAGAACATCAAGTTTCTGTGATAAGGGGGTAACGACATAGTGTTGCTGAAGTGTAGATGGGGTTGCGGAAGATGCTGTTTCGTGAACAGCCACGTACTCGGGATCCTGTAAGCTCAACCGGGCAAGATCCGACACCTTTTTCGTCTGGGTAGCACTGAAAAGTAATGTCTGCCGCTCTTTGGGTAGATGACCAACAATAGCATCCACGGTTTTCTGGAAACCCATGTCCAGGATACGATCCGCTTCGTCCAAGACCAGCATCTGCAGGTTGAACACATCGAACATAGCCGTCTGGTCCAAATGCTGTAGCATACGACCCGGTGTGCAAACCAAGATATTCATTCTTCCCAATCTTTCCTGTTCCTCCTTCAAGCTCTTCCCACCAATAATCAAGCCGGCTGAGAATGTATGATAGCGACCGATTTTGCGAAGAACCTCGAAGATCTGAATGGCGAGTTCACGAGTCGGAGATAGGATCAGAGCTCCCAGTCCATCATGCTCAGACCATTGCTTGCGGTACAAGTTCTCGAGAACCGGGATGAGAAAAGCGAGCGTCTTGCCGCTACCGGTCTTCGCGGCACCCAATATATCCCGACCCTTCAACGCATGGCCAATCGCACGAGACTGAATATCGGTGAGGGTTTTAAAATGCGACGAAGCTAGTCCGGAAGCAGTCGGTTCAGACAGAGGGAGATCGGAAAAGGACTTGTAGgtttccttgatatcgagATCCTCAACCCGCTGAGTAAGAGTCGACAAATCATCTTGCGCGCGCTTGCGTTTCAAAGTATGAGAGGATTTCGCATTCTTGCCGCTACGGGGACCGTTTGAAGGAGCCATGGTAAGCTCACCTGCTAGGTCGTTGAGATTTTGGGGAATTCCGTAACGATCTTTTCGATTTTTCTGAGCGCTGTTTCGAATGCGAAAGAAATCGCGGGCGGTGTATCagttacttttttttctgccggACACTACTTTGCTGAGTCAGCGTGCGATAAGATGAAGGCTTATCGATGGTTATGGAGACATGCGACCATCTCTATTCTCCATGCGGAGCTTTTATCAGTAGCATCCGAATCTGTTACTGCATCCCTCACCTCTTTTCAACATAGGGATTGAGATTGGTTTATTTACACGTTAAGAAAGATGTCTTCCGATGAGCAAGATGCTTTGGATGCCCTGGAAAGGGAAGCGTCCGACTTTGTCAAGGTAACGAAAGCTCCAAACAAAGTGCTCGAGATTCGTCCAAACTGACTCTAAGACAGGATGCCGAGATTGATCGCATCAGGAAGGCATTTTCACTAGACGCGTGAGCTTAGCACTGTTTATCTGTCCGTGCCGTTTTTTAGACTAATTGTGAATGTTTGGAACAGATATGCCGTTCTCGACCTCCAGCCCGGAGTTACTGAATCCGATATCA
This window harbors:
- a CDS encoding putative DEAD box RNA helicase produces the protein MAPSNGPRSGKNAKSSHTLKRKRAQDDLSTLTQRVEDLDIKETYKSFSDLPLSEPTASGLASSHFKTLTDIQSRAIGHALKGRDILGAAKTGSGKTLAFLIPVLENLYRKQWSEHDGLGALILSPTRELAIQIFEVLRKIGRYHTFSAGLIIGGKSLKEEQERLGRMNILVCTPGRMLQHLDQTAMFDVFNLQMLVLDEADRILDMGFQKTVDAIVGHLPKERQTLLFSATQTKKVSDLARLSLQDPEYVAVHETASSATPSTLQQHYVVTPLSQKLDVLWSFIRSNLKAKTIVFLSSGKQVRFVYESFRHLQPGIPLMHLHGRQKQGGRLDITAKFSQAKHAVLFSTDITARGLDFPAVDWVIQMDCPEDADTYIHRVGRTARYERDGRAVLFLDPSEESGMLKRLEQKKVPIERINIKANKQQSIRDQLQNMCFKDPELKYLGQKAFISYVKSVYVQKDKEVFKLKELKLEDFASSLGLPGAPRIKFIKGDDTKERKNASRATAYLSSDDDSDEGGEKKSKKDEKQVRTKYDRMFERRNQDVLADHYSKLINDDGTLVDPSKTASAADDADEDDDFLSVKRRFDAGDEDLGGNSEEELEQKGVKVVQLDGKDTLVIDSKRREKLLKSKKKLLKFKGKGTKLIYDDEGNAHELYEMEDEEDFKARGDAKEQQARFLAEETERTRTADMEDKEVAKQKRREKKEKRKARERELLAEEEAEEAVAQLAPYKEDDEFSASDREDDAPRPSKKQKVRIAEPEESKEEPWYKKSKKPAAKAPEQIQTLEDLESLATGLLG